The following proteins are encoded in a genomic region of Sesamum indicum cultivar Zhongzhi No. 13 linkage group LG8, S_indicum_v1.0, whole genome shotgun sequence:
- the LOC105169490 gene encoding probable indole-3-acetic acid-amido synthetase GH3.1, whose translation MAVDSILSSPLGPPACEKDAKALQFIEEMTRNADSVQENVLSQILSRNAQTEYLQRYNLNGATDRETFKSKIPMVTYEDLQPLIQRIANGDRSPILSAHPVSEFLTSSGTSAGERKLMPTIKEELDRRQLLYSLLMPVMNLYVKGLDKGKGLYFLFIKSETQTPGGLLARPVLTSYYKSDHFKTRPYDPYNVYTSPNEAILCPDSFQSMYTQMLCGLYERKQVLRVGAVFASGLLRAIRFLQLNWQQLAEDIRTGSLNPKVTDQSIRECMTRVVRPDPELADFIAKECSKDNWERIITRIWPNTKYLDVIVTGAMAQYIPTLDYYSGGLPKACTMYASSECYFGLNLNPMCKPSEVSYTIMPNMAYFEFLPHEPNSTGSTRDSPPGLVDLADVEIGKEYELVITTYAGLCRYRVGDILRVTGFHNSAPQFQFVRRKNVLLSIDSDKTDEAELQAAVENASRLLREFNTSVVEYTSYADTKTIPGHYVIYWELLGKDSGNSPSDQVLEQCCLAMEESLNSVYRQCRVADNSIGPLEIRVVRNGTFEELMDYAISRGASINQYKVPRCVSFTPIMELLDSRVVSSHFSPSLPQWTPERRR comes from the exons ATGGCGGTTGATTCGATTTTGTCTTCTCCATTGGGCCCTCCGGCGTGCGAGAAAGACGCAAAGGCGCTTCAGTTTATAGAGGAGATGACCCGAAATGCAGACTCAGTTCAAGAAAATGTCTTGTCCCAAATCCTGTCCCGAAATGCGCAGACCGAATACCTTCAGCGTTACAACCTCAACGGCGCCACGGATCGCGAGACTTTCAAATCAAAAATCCCTATGGTTACCTACGAAGATCTCCAGCCGTTGATCCAAAGAATAGCTAATGGCGACCGTTCTCCCATTTTATCTGCTCACCCCGTCTCCGAATTCCTCACCAG CTCTGGGACTTCAGCTGGTGAGAGAAAACTCATGCCCACTATCAAAGAAGAATTGGATCGTCGTCAGCTTCTTTACAGTCTTCTCATGCCTGTAATGAACCT ATACGTGAAGGGACTGGACAAAGGCAAAGGGCTTTACTTCTTGTTTATCAAGTCCGAGACCCAGACTCCGGGTGGGCTCCTGGCCCGACCCGTCCTCACTAGCTACTACAAAAGCGACCACTTCAAGACCCGACCCTACGACCCCTACAACGTCTACACAAGTCCTAATGAAGCCATTCTTTGCCCCGACTCCTTCCAGAGCATGTACACTCAGATGCTGTGCGGCCTTTATGAACGCAAACAAGTCCTCCGGGTTGGAGCGGTGTTCGCCTCCGGCCTCCTGCGGGCCATACGGTTTCTCCAGCTGAACTGGCAGCAACTCGCAGAAGACATCCGAACCGGGTCGCTCAACCCAAAGGTGACCGACCAATCAATCCGTGAGTGCATGACCCGGGTCGTCAGGCCCGACCCAGAATTGGCTGATTTCATTGCCAAGGAATGCTCCAAGGACAACTGGGAGCGAATTATTACCAGAATCTGGCCCAACACGAAATACCTGGACGTGATTGTTACTGGTGCAATGGCACAATACATCCCAACCCTTGATTACTACAGCGGGGGGCTCCCAAAAGCCTGCACCATGTACGCCTCATCCGAATGTTATTTCGGGCTCAATCTCAATCCCATGTGCAAGCCCTCCGAGGTTTCCTACACCATCATGCCAAACATGGCATATTTCGAGTTCTTGCCCCACGAACCCAACTCAACCGGGTCAACCCGTGACTCGCCCCCAGGACTCGTTGACCTTGCAGACGTCGAAATTGGCAAGGAATACGAACTCGTCATCACAACCTATGCCGGTCTCTGCCGCTACCGAGTTGGCGACATCCTCCGAGTCACGGGCTTCCATAATTCGGCTCCACAATTCCAATTTGTCAGACGAAAAAACGTGCTGCTGAGCATCGACTCAGACAAAACCGATGAGGCTGAGCTACAAGCTGCAGTGGAGAATGCCTCACGTCTCTTACGCGAGTTCAACACAAGCGTGGTCGAGTACACGAGCTACGCTGATACAAAGACGATTCCAGGCCACTACGTTATATATTGGGAGTTGCTAGGTAAAGACTCGGGTAACTCGCCTAGTGACCAGGTGCTAGAACAATGTTGTCTAGCCATGGAGGAGTCCCTCAACTCGGTCTACCGCCAATGTAGAGTCGCAGACAACTCAATCGGGCCGTTGGAAATCCGAGTTGTTCGAAACGGCACATTCGAGGAACTAATGGACTATGCAATCTCAAGGGGCGCATCGATTAATCAGTACAAGGTGCCGAGATGTGTTAGTTTTACGCCGATTATGGAACTTCTCGACTCACGAGTAGTGTCGTCTCATTTTAGCCCATCATTACCGCAATGGACGCCCGAACGACGTCGGTAA